The genomic DNA ACGATGTCCTGGAAGTCGGCAGTGGTGGTCAGCGACTGTACTGACACCGGCACAGTGAGGGTACGGGTCTCGGCAGTTACGGAAGCGGTCATGAACTGACCGCCCATCAATCCCAGCCGCAGGCCCGGGTTCTCGCGGCACAGGAACGCCGGCAGGCCGTTGCTGTTGGACTGGTCGAGGAACCGGTCGACGCGCCGGTTCGAAAGATTGGTCAGAGTGGTCAGGGCGATTCCCAGATGATCCATGGCCATAGCGATGTATTGGCCGTGGAAGTGACCGTTGTGGAAGGCCTGCCCGATATCGGGGAGCACGATCGGGTTGTCGCTGGTGGCGTTGAGTTCGTTCTCGATGGTGGTCCGGATCCAGTCCAGGCTGTCCAGAATCGGGCCCAGAATCTGCGGGGTGCAGCGGATCGAGTACGCATCCTCGATCGCGGTGTTGTCGTCGACCCCACTCTCGTCTGCTGCGGTGCCGTCGCGGCGGGCGGCGAGCGCCGCTTCGATGCTGCGTTCCGAGCGCGCCAACCGGGAACCGCGCAGGCCGCGGTAGAGGCGGTCGGCGGCAGCGGATTGCCCGCGGTGCGGTTTGACGGCGTGGACCTGAGGGGCGAAAGGATCGACGATGCCGGCAAGGCCTTCGATCGAAAGGGCCGAGATCGCGTGGTACAGGTCCACGAGGCGGCGGGCCTTCTGGTAGGTGAGCAGAGCAAGGCCGACCATCGCGGCAGTGCCGTTGATCATGGCCAGGCCTTCTTTGTAGCTCAACGTGGCCGGGGTGATCCCAGCGCGCCGCAGAGCGGTGGCTCCGTCGAGGAGCTCACCGCGGTAACGCGCCTTCCA from Nocardia higoensis includes the following:
- a CDS encoding phenylalanine aminomutase (D-beta-phenylalanine forming), whose translation is MGLTIRLRDRVSLEEVADAALSRLPVDLDEQSWQRVADSRALLDKFVGEGRIIYGVTTSVGGFAHRFVPAEDAQQLQENLINAVATNVGDYLDEATTRAVMITRVVSLSLGNSAISPENLQVYLDMLNNDVLPCIPEKGSLGTSGDLGPLAYIALVSIGQWKARYRGELLDGATALRRAGITPATLSYKEGLAMINGTAAMVGLALLTYQKARRLVDLYHAISALSIEGLAGIVDPFAPQVHAVKPHRGQSAAADRLYRGLRGSRLARSERSIEAALAARRDGTAADESGVDDNTAIEDAYSIRCTPQILGPILDSLDWIRTTIENELNATSDNPIVLPDIGQAFHNGHFHGQYIAMAMDHLGIALTTLTNLSNRRVDRFLDQSNSNGLPAFLCRENPGLRLGLMGGQFMTASVTAETRTLTVPVSVQSLTTTADFQDIVSFGFVAARRAREILRNTAYVVAFELLCACQAADIRGADGLSPWTRPLYERVRSIVPYLDRDLTITEHLEALTDFLLSDGAAEFIDLPAAASEDHGDARVGDPA